The following are encoded together in the Acidobacteriota bacterium genome:
- a CDS encoding MoxR family ATPase has translation MNDTSESLAQTAVLEGDGEGLTSETDIELAARLATGREQVLAQLAKQIVGQEEVLGQVLMTLFVGGNSILTGVPGLAKTLIVQTIAEILDLKFSRIQFTPDLMPSDITGTDIIQEDQDTGKREMIFMPGPIFAQIVLADEINRTPPKTQAALLEAMQEHRVTVQGRTYELEQPFFVFATQNPIELEGTYPLPEAQLDRFMFNIVIDHLPEDEEMEIVDATTTIREFTLETRVTGDDLRAFHRLVRRVPIAEPILRYAVHLVRMTRPDTPEAPDFVNQWVQYGASVRAAQFMVLGAKAKALMDGRYHVAHEDVRALAKPVMRHRILTNFHAESERVTTDEIVGRLLELAPVTPSGMK, from the coding sequence ATGAACGACACTTCGGAAAGCCTTGCCCAGACCGCCGTCCTGGAAGGCGACGGCGAGGGCCTGACCAGCGAAACGGATATCGAGCTGGCCGCGCGGCTGGCGACAGGCCGGGAGCAGGTCCTCGCCCAGCTCGCCAAGCAGATCGTCGGCCAGGAGGAGGTTCTCGGTCAGGTCCTGATGACGCTGTTCGTGGGCGGCAACAGCATCCTGACCGGCGTACCGGGTCTGGCGAAGACCCTGATCGTCCAGACCATCGCCGAGATCCTGGACCTGAAGTTCAGCCGCATCCAGTTCACGCCGGACCTAATGCCGAGCGACATCACCGGCACTGACATCATCCAGGAGGATCAGGACACCGGCAAGCGGGAGATGATCTTCATGCCCGGGCCGATCTTCGCCCAGATCGTCCTCGCCGACGAGATCAACCGGACCCCGCCGAAGACCCAGGCGGCGCTGCTCGAAGCGATGCAGGAGCACCGCGTGACCGTCCAGGGCCGGACCTACGAGCTGGAGCAGCCGTTCTTCGTCTTCGCGACCCAGAACCCGATCGAACTGGAGGGCACCTATCCACTGCCCGAGGCTCAGCTCGACCGCTTCATGTTCAACATCGTCATCGACCATCTTCCCGAGGACGAGGAGATGGAGATCGTCGACGCGACGACCACGATCCGCGAGTTCACCCTGGAGACCCGGGTCACGGGCGACGACCTGCGCGCGTTCCACCGGCTGGTGCGGCGGGTGCCGATCGCGGAGCCGATCCTCCGCTACGCCGTCCACCTGGTGCGAATGACCCGTCCCGACACCCCGGAGGCGCCGGACTTCGTGAACCAGTGGGTGCAGTACGGGGCCAGCGTTCGCGCGGCCCAGTTCATGGTTCTCGGCGCCAAGGCCAAGGCGCTGATGGACGGGCGCTACCACGTCGCGCACGAGGACGTCCGAGCCCTGGCCAAGCCCGTCATGCGGCACCGCATCCTGACGAACTTCCACGCCGAGTCGGAGCGGGTGACCACTGACGAGATCGTCGGCCGACTCTTGGAACTGGCGCCCGTGACTCCGAGTGGAATGAAGTGA
- a CDS encoding DUF58 domain-containing protein yields MSYGRFVDTGTLARISSLDLLAKTVVEGFVSGLHRSPFLGRSMDFAEYRAYQPGDDIRRVDWKLFCRTDRFYVKEFEADTNTNLTIALDVSRSMDFGTGAVTKLDYGRYLAACLGYFASKQKDRIGLVTFDSGIVDFVPPAAKHLQVVLHTIDRIEPGGGGSLREPLLEVVDAVRRRSMVVLISDFYEDPETVIRTAAGFRHKGNDVILFHLLDPAELRFDFDGELDLRDLETGVREAVMPDVLRDQYLELIREHTRTLDRSLVEAGIDYTLVDISQPLDAALYSYLSARLYAMKAR; encoded by the coding sequence ATGAGCTACGGCAGGTTCGTCGACACCGGGACGCTCGCGCGCATCAGCAGTCTCGACCTGCTCGCGAAGACCGTGGTCGAGGGCTTCGTGAGCGGTCTACACCGGTCGCCGTTCCTCGGCCGGTCGATGGACTTCGCGGAGTACCGGGCGTACCAGCCGGGCGACGACATCCGGCGCGTCGACTGGAAGCTCTTCTGCCGTACCGACCGCTTCTACGTGAAGGAGTTCGAAGCCGACACGAACACGAACCTGACGATCGCGCTCGACGTCTCCCGCTCGATGGACTTTGGAACAGGCGCCGTGACGAAGCTCGACTACGGGCGCTACCTCGCCGCGTGCCTGGGCTACTTCGCCTCCAAACAGAAGGACCGCATTGGCCTGGTCACCTTCGACAGCGGGATCGTCGACTTCGTGCCGCCGGCGGCCAAGCACCTTCAGGTCGTGCTCCACACGATCGACCGGATCGAACCGGGTGGCGGCGGCAGCCTGCGCGAACCGCTGCTCGAGGTGGTCGACGCGGTGCGGCGCCGGAGCATGGTCGTCCTGATCTCGGACTTCTACGAGGATCCCGAGACGGTAATCCGGACCGCGGCCGGCTTCCGGCACAAGGGCAACGACGTGATCCTCTTCCATCTGCTGGACCCGGCGGAGCTCCGGTTCGACTTCGACGGCGAGCTCGACCTCAGGGATCTGGAGACCGGGGTGCGGGAAGCCGTGATGCCGGATGTGCTGCGGGACCAGTATCTGGAGCTGATCCGGGAACACACGCGGACGCTGGACCGGTCCCTGGTCGAGGCGGGCATCGACTACACGCTGGTCGACATCTCCCAACCCCTGGACGCGGCGCTCTACAGCTACCTGTCCGCCCGGCTCTACGCGATGAAGGCCAGATAG
- a CDS encoding acyl-CoA dehydrogenase family protein codes for MDFNDTPEQAAYRAEVRTWLGANAQPRKDRPSVSRRLDAEEGLLLAKRWQAKKADAGYACRHWPVAHGGQGRPMIETIIYDQEEANFDVPTGFFSIGLGMCGPVMAQYATQEQQARFIPPLMRGEEVWCQLFSEPAAGSDVAGLRTRCHRDGDDWVVNGQKVWTSGAHYSDWGILVARHDSSLPKHKGLTFFFIDMKSPGIDIKPIKQINGGSNFNEVFFTNVRVPDSQRLGAIGEGWQVAITTLMNERLAVGDAPPPDFREVMKLAAACELDGRSALEDSSVRERIADWYIEAMGMKHTKARTLTALSQGKVPGPENSIGKVVSASKLQNVSSFGADLMDMGGVITDPSLMPSDALFQQSFLYSPGLRIAGGTDEILRNIIAERVLGLPGEIRVDRDVPYNDIPTGN; via the coding sequence ATGGACTTCAACGACACCCCCGAACAGGCCGCGTATCGCGCGGAGGTCCGCACCTGGCTCGGCGCCAATGCCCAGCCGCGCAAGGACCGTCCCAGCGTCAGCAGACGGCTCGACGCCGAGGAGGGCCTGCTACTCGCCAAGCGATGGCAGGCCAAGAAGGCGGACGCCGGCTACGCCTGCCGCCACTGGCCGGTCGCGCATGGCGGCCAGGGCAGGCCGATGATCGAGACGATCATCTACGACCAGGAAGAGGCGAACTTCGACGTGCCGACCGGCTTCTTCAGCATCGGTCTCGGCATGTGCGGCCCGGTCATGGCGCAGTACGCGACCCAGGAGCAACAGGCCCGCTTCATTCCGCCGCTGATGCGCGGCGAAGAGGTCTGGTGTCAGTTGTTCTCCGAGCCCGCGGCAGGTTCCGACGTCGCCGGTCTCCGCACCCGCTGTCACCGTGACGGCGACGACTGGGTGGTCAACGGTCAGAAGGTCTGGACCTCAGGGGCCCACTACTCCGACTGGGGCATCCTGGTCGCCCGCCACGATTCGTCGCTCCCCAAGCACAAGGGCCTGACCTTCTTCTTCATCGACATGAAGTCGCCCGGAATCGACATCAAGCCGATCAAGCAGATCAACGGCGGCTCCAACTTCAACGAGGTGTTCTTCACGAACGTCCGCGTGCCGGACAGTCAACGCCTCGGCGCGATCGGCGAAGGCTGGCAGGTGGCGATCACGACGCTGATGAACGAGCGACTCGCCGTCGGCGACGCGCCGCCGCCGGACTTCCGCGAGGTGATGAAGCTCGCCGCCGCCTGCGAACTCGACGGCCGGTCCGCCCTCGAGGATTCGTCGGTCCGCGAGAGGATCGCCGACTGGTACATCGAAGCGATGGGCATGAAGCACACGAAGGCGCGCACGCTGACGGCCCTCTCCCAGGGCAAGGTCCCCGGACCCGAAAACTCCATCGGCAAGGTCGTCTCCGCCTCGAAGCTACAGAACGTGTCCTCGTTCGGGGCAGACCTGATGGACATGGGCGGCGTCATCACGGACCCCTCGTTGATGCCCTCCGACGCCCTGTTCCAGCAGTCCTTCCTCTACAGCCCCGGCCTCCGCATCGCCGGCGGTACGGACGAGATCCTCCGCAACATCATCGCCGAGCGCGTCCTCGGCCTCCCCGGCGAGATCCGCGTCGACCGCGACGTGCCGTACAACGACATCCCGACGGGGAACTGA
- a CDS encoding tetratricopeptide repeat protein, giving the protein MISGGRRSLAGTAASVLALAVVWSAGTWPAAAQEPASLDEIESMLRTGRYEDAISRLQVRTSAGEAAAPRALRLLVEALIATGRYEEAAAAFEGVDPADAGLGVLRGRVALLDGDREGAREAFESARLAGRGEALVASFELARLARDQGAIEQATTGFYAMIDAYNRGAADTAEELVAVAEACQWLGRDDPELFKDALRAYDEAVALDPSWPLPRIRLGELFLEKYDSSQARTSIADVLRTNPRHPEALLAMARTMRFDGDPRAAETLDAALEVNPNLIAARVFRARLRLASERFGEAREEAEKAIQADPESLTARTVLAAVEFIEGREEEFASVRDGILADNPRYADLFNELADASVENRLYPQARDFAAEAVRLDSKSWRGYGLLGQNQLRLGEIEVGKANLERAFAGDPYNVWIKNTLDLVDTFVQYRTIQSEHFEFHIHESEAELLAPYVVELAEEAWAVLVERYRFEPPTPVRVELYPSHADFSVRTVGLAGLGALGVCFGPVLALDSPSARQVGHFNWGATLWHELAHTFTLLVTDAKIPRWLTEGLSVFEERRARPGWGDDVQIPFITSLRDGELLGIAELNDGFMRPKFPNQIGLSYYQASLICDWIEENYGFDAILLMLAGYREGKSTEEVFQEAMSLSLESFDERFFGHLRERFGTAMAALYDLPGAVGRDDAEDEESGEDGPSRGPRRNLFAGSGPDLEALERVAKERPDDFRVQMTYGNALFAEERYAEAEAPLLRGRDLFPEFVGPGNAYTLLAAIYRELERDEEAIEALESLLRHNETAWDEHLALADLLAGAGRSEEEADILERTLYISPFDAGVHRRLAEFASADRRFDVAVRERAALIALDPPDRAEALYRLALAQRDAGRAEQARRTVLRALEVAPGYDPAQELLLDLVGKEPARKGRQAGVEGP; this is encoded by the coding sequence GTGATCTCTGGCGGCAGGCGCTCCCTGGCAGGAACCGCGGCGAGCGTGCTGGCGCTGGCGGTCGTCTGGTCGGCCGGGACCTGGCCGGCCGCGGCGCAGGAGCCGGCCTCGCTCGACGAGATCGAGTCGATGCTCCGGACCGGCCGGTACGAGGACGCGATCTCCCGGCTGCAGGTGCGGACGAGCGCCGGGGAGGCGGCAGCGCCGCGCGCGCTGCGACTGCTCGTAGAGGCGTTGATCGCTACCGGGCGCTACGAGGAAGCCGCCGCGGCGTTCGAGGGCGTCGATCCGGCGGACGCGGGACTCGGCGTTCTCCGTGGCCGGGTGGCTCTGCTGGACGGTGACCGCGAGGGAGCCCGAGAGGCGTTCGAGTCGGCACGCCTGGCCGGGCGCGGGGAAGCCCTGGTCGCCTCGTTCGAGCTGGCGCGGCTGGCCCGGGACCAGGGCGCGATCGAACAAGCCACGACGGGCTTCTACGCGATGATCGACGCCTACAATCGCGGCGCGGCCGACACGGCTGAGGAGCTCGTGGCGGTCGCCGAGGCCTGCCAGTGGTTGGGGCGCGATGATCCGGAGCTGTTCAAGGACGCGCTGAGGGCCTACGACGAGGCCGTGGCGCTCGATCCCTCATGGCCCCTGCCCCGGATTCGGCTCGGGGAGCTGTTCCTCGAGAAGTACGACAGCTCCCAGGCCCGCACCTCGATCGCCGACGTGCTGCGGACGAACCCGCGACACCCGGAGGCGCTGCTGGCGATGGCCCGGACGATGCGGTTCGACGGCGACCCGCGGGCGGCCGAGACTCTCGACGCGGCCCTGGAGGTGAACCCGAACCTGATCGCGGCCCGGGTGTTCCGGGCCCGACTCCGCCTGGCGTCGGAGCGCTTCGGGGAGGCCCGCGAGGAGGCGGAGAAGGCGATCCAGGCCGATCCCGAATCGCTCACGGCACGGACCGTGCTGGCGGCGGTCGAGTTCATCGAAGGGCGGGAGGAGGAGTTTGCCAGCGTCCGCGACGGCATTCTGGCGGACAACCCGCGCTACGCCGACCTGTTCAACGAACTGGCCGACGCCAGCGTCGAGAACCGGCTCTACCCGCAGGCGCGGGACTTCGCCGCCGAGGCCGTGCGGCTGGATTCGAAGTCCTGGCGCGGCTACGGGCTGCTCGGTCAGAACCAGCTCCGCCTCGGGGAAATCGAGGTCGGGAAGGCCAATCTGGAGCGGGCCTTCGCGGGCGACCCGTACAACGTCTGGATCAAGAACACGCTCGACCTCGTCGACACGTTCGTCCAGTACCGGACGATCCAGAGTGAACACTTCGAGTTCCACATCCACGAAAGCGAGGCGGAACTGCTGGCGCCCTACGTGGTCGAGCTGGCGGAGGAGGCCTGGGCCGTGCTGGTCGAGCGCTACCGGTTCGAGCCCCCGACGCCGGTCCGGGTCGAGCTCTATCCGTCACACGCCGACTTCTCGGTCCGCACGGTCGGGCTTGCCGGACTGGGCGCTCTGGGCGTGTGCTTCGGTCCGGTGCTGGCCCTCGATTCGCCCTCGGCCCGCCAGGTCGGCCACTTCAACTGGGGCGCCACGCTCTGGCACGAACTTGCCCACACCTTCACCCTCCTCGTCACCGACGCGAAGATCCCGCGCTGGCTGACCGAGGGTCTCTCCGTGTTCGAGGAGCGTCGGGCCCGGCCAGGGTGGGGCGACGACGTCCAGATCCCCTTCATCACTTCCTTGCGGGACGGCGAGTTGTTGGGGATCGCCGAGCTCAACGACGGCTTCATGCGGCCGAAGTTCCCCAACCAGATTGGACTCTCCTACTACCAGGCCTCCCTGATCTGCGACTGGATCGAGGAGAACTATGGCTTCGACGCGATTCTCCTCATGCTCGCGGGCTACCGGGAAGGCAAGAGCACCGAAGAAGTGTTCCAGGAGGCGATGTCGCTGTCTCTGGAGAGCTTCGACGAGCGATTCTTCGGGCATCTGCGCGAGCGTTTCGGCACCGCGATGGCGGCCCTCTACGACCTGCCGGGAGCCGTCGGCCGGGACGACGCGGAAGATGAAGAATCGGGTGAGGATGGGCCGTCGCGGGGCCCCAGACGGAACCTCTTTGCGGGCTCCGGGCCGGACCTGGAAGCGCTCGAACGAGTGGCGAAGGAACGTCCGGACGACTTCCGCGTGCAGATGACCTACGGGAACGCGCTCTTCGCGGAAGAGCGCTACGCCGAGGCGGAGGCACCGCTGCTGAGGGGCCGCGACCTCTTCCCCGAGTTCGTGGGTCCCGGCAACGCCTACACGTTGCTGGCGGCGATCTACCGGGAGTTGGAACGGGATGAGGAGGCGATCGAGGCGCTGGAGAGTCTGCTCCGGCACAACGAGACGGCGTGGGACGAGCACCTGGCGCTGGCCGATCTTCTGGCCGGGGCTGGCCGGAGCGAGGAAGAAGCGGATATCCTGGAGCGAACCCTCTACATCTCGCCGTTCGACGCCGGCGTACACCGTCGTCTCGCCGAGTTCGCCTCCGCCGACCGCCGGTTCGATGTCGCCGTGCGCGAGCGCGCCGCCCTGATCGCGCTGGACCCGCCCGACCGCGCGGAAGCGCTGTACCGGCTGGCGCTCGCCCAGCGGGACGCGGGTCGGGCCGAGCAGGCCCGGCGCACCGTGCTACGAGCCCTGGAGGTTGCGCCGGGGTACGATCCGGCCCAGGAACTGCTGCTCGACCTGGTCGGGAAGGAACCCGCGCGGAAAGGACGGCAGGCTGGAGTAGAGGGGCCGTGA
- a CDS encoding DUF4159 domain-containing protein, giving the protein MTGARSKRRTFRAVAGILSLALLAGGLSARDENWRPAAPEVETPSFPYSGGFTFARIRFEPTIWGGGPFMWGLDLKWNHDYPFAEENFTRIVDEITDIEVQTEGGNVLELSDPRLFEHPWAYLCEPGFWNPTEEDVENLRSYLLKGGFLVIDDFFDIRGYPVQWENFERQMGRLLPGYELVPLTVDHPVFRSFFVLEDINFDIEDARFYPVRGRIYGVFEDNDPSRRLMVAINYNMDIGDFWEWSETTFYPVDVTQKGFKLGVNYLIYGMTH; this is encoded by the coding sequence GTGACCGGAGCACGCAGCAAACGTCGGACGTTTCGAGCCGTGGCGGGCATCCTGTCGCTCGCCCTGCTGGCGGGGGGACTGTCCGCGCGCGACGAGAACTGGCGCCCCGCGGCGCCCGAGGTGGAGACGCCGTCGTTCCCCTACTCGGGCGGTTTCACCTTCGCCCGGATCCGCTTCGAGCCGACGATCTGGGGCGGCGGCCCGTTCATGTGGGGCCTCGACCTGAAGTGGAACCACGACTATCCGTTCGCCGAGGAGAACTTCACCCGTATCGTCGACGAGATCACCGACATCGAGGTGCAGACGGAGGGCGGCAACGTCCTCGAGCTGAGCGATCCCCGGCTGTTCGAGCATCCCTGGGCCTATCTCTGCGAGCCGGGCTTCTGGAACCCGACCGAGGAAGATGTCGAGAACCTCCGCTCCTACCTGCTCAAGGGCGGCTTTCTGGTGATCGACGACTTCTTCGACATACGCGGTTATCCCGTTCAGTGGGAGAATTTCGAGCGGCAGATGGGCCGGCTCCTGCCTGGCTACGAACTCGTCCCCCTTACCGTCGATCACCCCGTCTTCCGCTCCTTTTTCGTGCTCGAGGACATCAACTTCGACATCGAGGACGCCCGCTTCTACCCCGTGCGGGGGCGGATCTACGGTGTCTTCGAGGACAACGATCCGAGCCGGCGGCTGATGGTCGCCATCAACTACAACATGGACATAGGCGATTTCTGGGAGTGGTCGGAGACCACCTTCTACCCGGTCGACGTGACCCAGAAGGGCTTCAAGCTCGGGGTCAACTACCTGATCTACGGGATGACTCACTGA
- a CDS encoding VWA domain-containing protein, translating into MGLLAPLFLLGLAAVAVPVLIHLRLRHRSRVVRFPSLMFISQAPYRSMRRRRLRDVLLLLMRCLAVALLALAFARPLWQGDAAAGATSSSRLVVVLLDNSFSMGFGDRWQRAAAAAESAFADLEAADRGALVVYSDEAELQSAPTTDAALLAAMVQDVEIAPRSTSLLPAIQMARGVLAEAGELGRRELLIVSDFQRSSWTPENVAALPAGVELRLVDVGGEDDEVSNAAITDVAFDHSRSGDREQVGIAARVSYLVVREPSAAPAGTPLRAEVDLLLDREVVQTRAVELGADSSAMVNFAPEVLERQRTTRGTVRLRDDALAADNEFRFVLSPAHEVGVLVIEPDGDRRRGRYLEEALALGRRPFFRVSRVQASGFQRSILDGKSVIVINDAAQQLSASAGDAIAGFVRDGGGLLLSVERGMTSTAGLLREFGVTTERQADRLSGSAGSLAWFDTGHPVFDVFAAARSGDFSSASFFRYHRLVPPEGAAAIARFDDGAPALLDLMPAAVEDGDASGAPSGRVLVLPTSFDTFWNTLPLQAVFLPFVHRSVEYLAGYSLPRSWYRVGEVAEVELPGGQAESEGNGYVSVAPSGRESRIDADGGGLLLDVEEPGFYEFREVRADVSTEPLTLASNVPVAESDLSRLDLDEFMSRIRPREEESASATEAALTPEERERRQRLWWFLIAAAALVLAAETLFANRRRAAAAPVVTAWSPTGEQS; encoded by the coding sequence ATGGGTCTGCTGGCACCTCTGTTTCTGCTCGGTCTGGCCGCCGTCGCGGTGCCGGTCCTCATTCACCTGCGTTTGCGGCACCGCAGCCGGGTGGTCCGGTTCCCGTCGCTGATGTTCATCTCCCAGGCGCCGTACCGTTCGATGCGCCGGCGCCGGCTGCGGGACGTTCTACTGCTCCTGATGCGCTGCCTCGCGGTGGCCCTGCTTGCCCTGGCCTTTGCCCGGCCACTGTGGCAGGGTGACGCGGCTGCCGGCGCCACCTCTTCCAGCCGGCTGGTCGTCGTGCTGCTGGACAACTCGTTCAGCATGGGCTTCGGCGATCGCTGGCAGCGGGCCGCCGCGGCGGCCGAGTCGGCCTTCGCCGACCTCGAAGCTGCCGACCGGGGCGCCCTGGTCGTCTACTCGGACGAGGCGGAACTCCAGAGCGCGCCGACGACGGATGCAGCGCTGCTGGCCGCGATGGTCCAGGATGTGGAGATCGCGCCGCGGTCCACCTCGCTGTTGCCGGCGATCCAGATGGCTCGTGGAGTGCTGGCCGAGGCGGGGGAACTCGGCCGGCGCGAACTCCTCATCGTGAGCGACTTTCAACGCTCGTCCTGGACACCGGAGAACGTCGCGGCGCTGCCTGCCGGCGTGGAACTACGGCTCGTGGACGTGGGTGGGGAAGACGACGAGGTGAGCAATGCCGCCATTACCGACGTCGCCTTCGACCACTCTCGCAGCGGTGACCGTGAACAGGTGGGCATCGCGGCCCGGGTCAGTTACCTGGTCGTCCGCGAGCCGTCGGCGGCTCCGGCCGGGACGCCCTTGCGGGCGGAGGTCGACCTGCTGCTCGATCGCGAGGTGGTCCAGACCAGGGCAGTCGAACTGGGCGCAGACTCGTCGGCGATGGTCAACTTCGCACCCGAGGTACTCGAACGGCAACGCACGACCCGCGGCACGGTGCGTCTGCGCGACGACGCCCTCGCCGCAGACAACGAGTTCCGCTTCGTCCTGTCGCCGGCGCACGAAGTCGGCGTGCTCGTGATCGAACCGGACGGCGACCGCCGCCGTGGCCGGTATCTCGAAGAAGCCCTGGCGCTCGGCCGGCGGCCGTTCTTCCGGGTGAGCCGGGTGCAGGCGTCCGGCTTCCAGCGATCGATACTGGACGGCAAGTCGGTCATCGTCATCAACGACGCGGCCCAGCAACTGTCGGCCTCGGCCGGCGACGCGATCGCCGGCTTCGTCCGGGACGGCGGTGGCCTGCTGCTCTCGGTCGAGCGCGGCATGACGTCGACTGCAGGGTTGCTGAGGGAGTTCGGCGTGACCACCGAACGTCAAGCGGACCGGTTGTCCGGCAGCGCGGGTTCCCTGGCCTGGTTCGACACGGGTCATCCGGTCTTCGACGTCTTCGCAGCGGCCAGGAGCGGCGATTTCTCCTCCGCGTCGTTCTTCCGCTATCACCGGCTCGTGCCTCCGGAAGGCGCCGCGGCGATCGCCCGCTTCGACGACGGCGCTCCGGCGCTACTCGATCTGATGCCGGCGGCGGTGGAGGACGGCGATGCGTCGGGCGCCCCTTCCGGCCGCGTCCTCGTGCTGCCCACCTCGTTCGACACGTTCTGGAACACGCTGCCGCTTCAGGCGGTGTTTCTCCCCTTCGTCCATCGCTCGGTCGAGTACCTGGCGGGCTACTCGTTGCCTCGCTCCTGGTATCGCGTGGGTGAAGTCGCAGAGGTGGAACTTCCCGGCGGGCAGGCGGAAAGCGAGGGGAACGGATACGTCTCGGTCGCCCCGTCGGGCCGAGAGAGCCGTATCGACGCGGACGGCGGAGGTCTGCTGCTTGATGTGGAGGAGCCGGGCTTCTACGAGTTCCGGGAGGTGCGGGCCGACGTCTCCACCGAGCCCCTGACCCTGGCGAGCAACGTGCCCGTGGCGGAGTCCGATCTGAGCCGACTCGACCTGGACGAGTTCATGTCCCGCATTCGGCCGAGGGAAGAGGAGAGCGCTTCAGCGACGGAGGCGGCGCTGACTCCGGAAGAACGCGAGCGGCGGCAGCGACTCTGGTGGTTCCTGATCGCTGCCGCGGCTCTGGTACTGGCTGCCGAAACCCTGTTCGCCAACCGGCGCCGCGCCGCCGCGGCGCCGGTCGTGACAGCATGGAGCCCCACCGGCGAGCAGAGCTGA
- a CDS encoding acyl-CoA/acyl-ACP dehydrogenase, with product MNFDFSDAQKALKQQTRDFLRAACDTTVPRRVLEDADEPFARDLWQQIGANESPGIAVPEEYGGIGFGYLELCVVAEELGRAVAPVPFSSSVYLATEAVLLGGSEEQKQRLLPKLATGETIGTFALSEGPGLATPANLQASIKDGTLSGTKMPVPDGDIADFCVVVAKDGDDVSLALVDLAGSGVSREPVETLDPSRSHARITFDGAEAEPLGEAGQGWALKDRVFDRAAVLFAMEQLGGADACLQMAIGYAKGRYAFGRPIGSFQAIKHKLADIYIKNELARANCYYGAWALSTDAPELPVAAAAARVAGTQAFHFASKENIQTHGGIGFTWESDCHLYYRRSKLLALSIGSERVWKDRLISGLEQQEAA from the coding sequence ATGAACTTCGATTTCTCGGATGCCCAGAAGGCACTGAAGCAGCAGACGCGCGACTTCCTGCGCGCGGCCTGCGATACGACCGTCCCCCGGCGGGTGCTGGAGGACGCGGACGAACCCTTCGCGCGTGACTTGTGGCAGCAAATCGGCGCCAACGAATCCCCCGGCATCGCGGTTCCCGAGGAGTACGGCGGCATCGGCTTCGGCTATCTCGAACTCTGCGTCGTCGCCGAGGAACTCGGACGCGCGGTCGCGCCGGTGCCCTTCTCCTCCTCGGTCTACCTGGCCACGGAGGCGGTGCTCCTCGGCGGCTCGGAAGAGCAGAAGCAGCGGTTGCTTCCCAAGCTGGCGACTGGCGAGACGATCGGCACCTTCGCTCTCTCGGAAGGCCCCGGTCTGGCAACCCCGGCGAACCTGCAGGCGTCGATCAAGGACGGCACCCTGTCGGGCACCAAGATGCCCGTACCTGACGGCGACATCGCCGACTTCTGCGTCGTTGTCGCGAAGGACGGAGACGACGTTTCGCTCGCGCTCGTCGACCTGGCAGGAAGCGGCGTTTCCCGCGAGCCGGTCGAGACCCTCGATCCCTCCCGTTCCCACGCCAGGATCACGTTCGACGGCGCTGAAGCGGAACCGCTCGGCGAAGCCGGTCAGGGCTGGGCGCTCAAGGACCGTGTGTTCGACCGCGCTGCCGTGCTGTTCGCGATGGAACAGCTCGGCGGCGCCGACGCCTGCCTCCAGATGGCGATCGGCTACGCGAAGGGCCGCTACGCCTTCGGCCGGCCGATCGGCTCCTTCCAGGCGATCAAGCACAAGCTCGCCGACATCTACATCAAGAACGAACTCGCCCGGGCGAACTGCTACTACGGCGCCTGGGCGCTGTCGACCGACGCGCCGGAGCTGCCGGTTGCGGCGGCCGCGGCCCGCGTTGCCGGCACCCAGGCCTTCCATTTCGCCTCGAAGGAGAACATCCAGACTCACGGCGGCATCGGCTTCACCTGGGAATCCGATTGCCACCTCTACTATCGCCGCTCCAAGCTGCTCGCGCTCAGCATCGGTAGCGAGAGAGTGTGGAAGGACCGGCTCATCTCCGGACTGGAACAGCAGGAGGCCGCCTGA
- a CDS encoding MBL fold metallo-hydrolase produces MHSRGRVADARMLVHTPMTFQLQVLGCGDAFSSGGRLHTCFLLGGQTSAGALSPTLLDCGATSLVAMKARGIEPASIRTILITHLHGDHFGGLPFLLSDAHYRARRTTPLTLAGPPGLRERIRQAAEALYPGSSRRELAFELEIVELHKRETVSVNGLRVTAFEVVHPSGAPSYALRVEYGGRTLTFSGDTEWTEALIDAAAGADLFICECNFYDRPVPNHLNYVELLARRHRLDCGRMLLTHLGDDMLERSDLEIETAVEGRTYEV; encoded by the coding sequence ATGCATAGCCGCGGCCGCGTCGCCGACGCACGGATGCTGGTCCACACCCCGATGACGTTCCAACTCCAGGTCCTCGGCTGCGGCGACGCCTTCAGCAGCGGCGGCCGGCTGCACACCTGCTTCCTCCTGGGCGGCCAGACGAGCGCCGGCGCTCTTTCTCCGACTCTGCTCGACTGCGGTGCGACGTCTCTCGTCGCGATGAAGGCCCGCGGCATCGAGCCCGCGTCGATTCGCACGATCCTCATCACCCACCTGCACGGAGACCACTTCGGCGGTCTGCCCTTTCTCCTGAGCGACGCCCACTATCGGGCCCGCCGAACTACACCCCTCACCCTCGCCGGCCCGCCAGGGCTCCGGGAGAGAATCCGGCAGGCGGCGGAAGCTCTGTACCCAGGCTCCTCCAGACGCGAACTGGCGTTCGAACTCGAGATCGTCGAGCTCCACAAGCGCGAAACCGTCTCCGTCAACGGGCTCCGGGTGACCGCGTTCGAGGTCGTCCATCCCTCCGGGGCGCCGAGCTACGCCCTGCGGGTCGAGTACGGCGGCAGAACGCTCACGTTCTCCGGCGACACGGAGTGGACCGAAGCGCTGATCGACGCGGCCGCGGGCGCGGACCTCTTCATCTGCGAGTGCAACTTCTACGACCGGCCCGTCCCGAACCACCTAAACTACGTCGAGCTGCTCGCCCGGAGGCATCGTCTGGACTGCGGCCGGATGCTCCTCACGCACCTCGGCGACGACATGCTCGAACGCTCCGATCTCGAGATCGAGACCGCTGTGGAGGGCCGAACCTACGAGGTCTGA